In one Culex quinquefasciatus strain JHB chromosome 2, VPISU_Cqui_1.0_pri_paternal, whole genome shotgun sequence genomic region, the following are encoded:
- the LOC119766067 gene encoding uncharacterized protein LOC119766067 → MHGVGFVVIGDQKNRVIKWKVVNDRICVLRIKGKFFNYSLINIYAPTNDKPDDDKDAFYNIRKHTWRHPNGESCTQIDHVLVDGRHFSDVMDVRSYRGPNIDSDHFLVACKIRARLSNVLTPRTARIARLNVQRLASSDVAAEYSRKLDERINENAPTVIGTTRGRKPKGWFDAECQRVTDEKNEARKRMLVKGTRRNCERYSELRRAEKRTHRRKEREYDERVLAEAQAQYNANDKRRFYATVNGVRKKATPSPVMCNDREGNLLTDKTAVAARWKEHFQQLLNGEAREGIVEDRIHVEEDGKAVDPPTLEEVAKAVKELKNAKSAGKDGLPAELFKHGSARMIEILHQIVQRIWCEEQLPIDWLDGLITPIYKKGQRLDCANYRGITILNSAYKVLSRTLWSKLRPLTETFVGEYQCGFRAGRSTTDQMFTLRQILDKFREYNLQTHHLFIDFKAAYDSVKRNELWKIMLEHGFPAKLIRLIRATLDGAKLSVRIANETSEAFVTLDGLKQDDALSNLLFIIALEGAARRAGVQRNGTLITKSHMLLGYADDIDIIGIDRRSVEEAFVPFKREAAKIGLTINTAKTKYLVAGRARGSAGDGVSEVEIDGERYEVVDEFVYLGTLVTCDNDVSCEVKRWISAANRAFYGLRSQLRSRSLRTPTKITLYRTLILPVALYGHESWTLKEADQRALGVFERRILRTIFGGKQVGDRWRRRMNFELYQDYKHADIVKVIKHDRLKWAGHVARMSDERAAKTIFSSEPGRGRRLRGRPRTRWLCAVDEDARAANIVGDWRRTAQDRASWKSSISSALGR, encoded by the exons ATGCACGGAGTCGGTTTTGTAGTGATTGGGGATCAGAAGAACCGAGTCATCAAGTGGAAGGTGGTGAATGACCGGATCTGCGTGTTGAGAATAAAGGGCAAATTCTTCAACTACAGCCTGATCAACATCTACGCGCCGACAAACGACAAGCCCGATGACGATAAAGACGCTTTCTAC AACATTCGGAAGCACACCTGGCGCCACCCAAATGGCGAATCGTGCACTCAAATCGATCACGTTTTGGTGGATGGTCGACACTTCTCGGACGTGATGGACGTCCGATCGTACAGAGGACCGAACATCGACTCTGATCACTTCCTGGTAGCGTGCAAGATCCGAGCTAGGCTGTCGAACGTGTTGACCCCGCGGACTGCGAGGATAGCGCGGTTGAACGTCCAGCGCCTCGCGAGCAGCGACGTTGCTGCAGAGTACAGTCGGAAGCTCGACGAGCGGATCAACGAGAACGCGCCTACAG TGATCGGCACGACCAGAGGACGCAAACCCAAAGGGTGGTTCGATGCGGAGTGCCAGCGAGTGACGGACGAGAAGAACGAGGCCAGAAAGCGTATGCTGGTGAAGGGTACGCGCCGAAACTGTGAGCGATACAGTGAGCTGCGAAGAGCTGAGAAACGAACCCACCGCCGAAAAGAACGGGAGTACGACGAGAGAGTACTTGCCGAAGCTCAAGCACAGTACAACGCGAATGATAAGCGGAGGTTTTATGCAACTGTCAACGGTGTAAGAAAGAAAGCGACGCCTTCCCCTGTTATGTGCAACGACAGGGAAGGTAACCTGTTGACAGATAAGACAGCGGTAGCGGCCAGGTGGAAGGAGCACTTCCAGCAGCTGTTGAACGGTGAGGCACGAGAGGGAATCGTCGAGGACAGGATACACGTTGAGGAAGATGGAAAAGCTGTGGACCCGCCTACGTTGGAGGAAGTAGCTAAGGCTGTTAAAGAGCTCAAGAACGCGAAATCCGCGGGAAAGGACGGACTTCCGGCCGAACTTTTCAAGCACGGGAGCGCGCGGATGATCGAGATTCTGCACCAAATCGTCCAGCGAATTTGGTGCGAAGAACAGCTTCCGATCGACTGGTTAGACGGGCTCATCACCCCAATCTACAAGAAAGGGCAAAGACTCGATTGTGCCAACTATCGAGGCATCACAATCCTCAACTCAGCGTACAAAGTACTATCCCGAACCCTGTGGAGCAAGCTGAGACCCTTGACCGAGACCTTTGTCGGCGAATACCAGTGCGGTTTTCGAGCGGGTCGGTCAACGACGGATCAGATGTTCACTCTGCGACAAATCCTCGACAAGTTCCGGGAGTACAACCTGCAAACACACCAtttgttcatcgacttcaaggcggCGTACGATTCAGTCAAAAGAAACGAACTTTGGAAAATTATGCTAGAACACGGCTTTCCGGCGAAGCTAATTAGACTGATTCGTGCAACGCTCGACGGAGCAAAATTAAGCGTGCGAATAGCTAACGAGACATCTGAAGCTTTCGTTACGTTGGATGGATTGAAGCAGGACGATGCTCTCTCGAACTTACTGTTCATCATAGCGTTGGAGGGTGCTGCTCGAAGGGCAGGCGTGCAAAGAAACGGAACACTCATCACTAAATCGCACATGCTGCTTGGATACGCTGACGACATCGACATCATTGGTATCGACCGTCGTTCAGTGGAGGAGGCGTTCGTCCCTTTCAAGCGGGAAGCTGCGAAAATCGGACTGACCATCAACACTGCCAAGACCAAGTATCTGGTCGCTGGCAGAGCGCGTGGCAGTGCAGGTGATGGTGTTTCGGAGGTGGAAATAGATGGAGAAAGATATGAGGTGGTGGATGAATTTGTATATCTTGGTACACTTGTGACGTGCGACAACGATGTGAGCTGCGAAGTGAAACGGTGGATTAGTGCTGCAAACAGGGCCTTCTACGGTCTTCGTAGCCAGCTAAGGTCCCGCAGCCTAAGGACGCCTACGAAAATCACGCTGTACAGGACCTTGATACTCCCTGTAGCTCTTTACGGTCACGAGTCGTGGACGCTAAAGGAGGCTGACCAGAGAGCACTTGGGGTCTTCGAGCGGAGAATCCTGCGTACTATCTTCGGCGGCAAGCAAGTAGGAGACCGATGGCGCAGGCGCATGAACTTCGAGCTGTACCAAGACTACAAACATGCTGATATCGTAAAAGTCATCAAGCACGACAGGCTGAAGTGGGCTGGACATGTAGCCAGAATGTCGGACGAGCGGGCGGCTAAAACGATATTCAGTAGCGAACCTGGACGGGGTCGTCGGCTTCGTGGAAGGCCTCGTACGCGTTGGCTGTGTGCAGTCGACGAAGATGCAAGAGCGGCCAACATTGTGGGCGACTGGAGACGAACGGCCCAAGATCGAGCATCCTGGAAATCTTCGATTAGTTCAGCGTTGGGTCGATAG